The following coding sequences lie in one Saccharopolyspora hordei genomic window:
- a CDS encoding TetR/AcrR family transcriptional regulator, producing the protein MTAASTPKGERRRQALVAAAAELLAEGGFDAVRHRAVAERAGLPLASTTYYFSSLDDLVSAAVEHESRQELAAGRARLDELTDQPRSTDAVIELMLDMLLGLDSREGGVEAVLLRYERLVGLPRRPYLAPLVRELSAELHDLLAEIFARSGMALGRERLLELIALVDGAVVNALIESDPDPRGAARRMLRSQLG; encoded by the coding sequence ATGACAGCGGCCAGTACCCCGAAGGGCGAGCGGCGACGGCAGGCGCTGGTGGCGGCCGCCGCGGAACTGCTCGCCGAGGGCGGCTTCGACGCCGTCCGCCACCGCGCGGTCGCCGAGCGCGCCGGGCTGCCGCTGGCGTCCACCACCTACTACTTCTCCTCGCTGGACGACCTGGTCAGCGCCGCCGTGGAGCACGAGTCGCGGCAGGAGCTCGCCGCGGGCCGGGCACGCCTCGACGAGCTGACCGACCAGCCCCGCAGCACCGACGCGGTCATCGAGCTCATGCTCGACATGCTGCTGGGCCTGGACTCGCGGGAGGGCGGCGTCGAGGCGGTGCTGCTGCGCTACGAGCGGCTGGTCGGCCTGCCCCGGCGCCCCTACCTCGCGCCGCTGGTGCGCGAGCTCAGCGCGGAGCTGCACGACCTGCTGGCGGAGATCTTCGCGCGCAGCGGCATGGCACTGGGCCGGGAGCGGCTGCTGGAGCTGATCGCGCTGGTCGACGGGGCCGTGGTCAACGCGCTGATCGAGAGCGACCCGGACCCGCGCGGCGCGGCCCGCCGGATGCTGCGCTCTCAGCTCGGCTGA
- a CDS encoding transglycosylase SLT domain-containing protein: MGIAEEVASKPGGGALAEQLRKVEDSEPDAVRAIGARWREAAGKADDHSSVLVRAVRGLDGAWQGASADAFVGYVDQVTDGFAKAREALQGSADVLDRAADAVQAAKDAVVAIGERALADARRAEQAYQQEVAHAADDAAEAEAAERRDEAIRQAMEEHAEDAQGEVDAANAALSGALGELRGAADGLRDVFSRLPKAGDQPFTPGEGRTVDWEMTEPAATAPQSAAPAEPGSGGGSGPGSGGVAASGGGGGGSSDGGGGGGSEGGLGPSGGPPSSGPPPGNVEEWIREAIKVLQANGVPVTEDDIDEIWTIIQKESGGDPHAINDWDSNAAKGTPSKGLMQCIDPTFQRYKLPGHGDIWNPVDNIIAGVRYTFDRYGGFENHPGLKSMARGGGYRGY, translated from the coding sequence ATGGGGATCGCGGAAGAGGTGGCGAGCAAGCCCGGTGGCGGCGCGCTCGCCGAGCAGCTGCGCAAGGTGGAGGACAGCGAGCCGGACGCGGTCCGGGCGATCGGCGCCCGCTGGCGCGAGGCGGCCGGGAAGGCCGACGACCACAGCAGCGTGCTGGTGCGGGCGGTGCGGGGGCTCGACGGCGCGTGGCAGGGCGCGTCCGCGGACGCCTTCGTCGGCTACGTGGACCAGGTCACCGACGGGTTCGCCAAGGCCCGGGAGGCGCTGCAGGGCTCGGCCGACGTGCTCGACCGGGCGGCCGACGCGGTGCAGGCCGCCAAGGACGCGGTCGTCGCGATCGGTGAGCGGGCGCTGGCCGACGCGCGGCGCGCCGAGCAGGCCTACCAGCAGGAGGTCGCCCACGCCGCCGACGACGCGGCGGAGGCGGAAGCGGCGGAGCGGCGCGACGAGGCCATCCGCCAGGCGATGGAGGAGCACGCGGAGGACGCCCAGGGCGAGGTCGACGCGGCGAACGCGGCGCTCAGCGGGGCGCTGGGTGAGCTGCGGGGCGCCGCGGACGGGCTGCGGGACGTGTTCTCCCGGCTGCCGAAGGCCGGGGACCAGCCGTTCACGCCGGGCGAGGGACGGACGGTCGACTGGGAGATGACCGAGCCCGCGGCGACGGCTCCGCAGTCCGCGGCGCCCGCCGAGCCCGGGTCGGGCGGCGGTTCCGGTCCCGGCTCGGGTGGGGTCGCCGCGTCCGGCGGCGGTGGTGGTGGCAGCAGCGACGGCGGCGGTGGTGGTGGTTCCGAGGGTGGTCTCGGGCCGAGCGGTGGCCCGCCGTCCAGCGGTCCGCCGCCGGGGAACGTCGAGGAGTGGATCCGGGAAGCGATCAAGGTCCTGCAGGCCAACGGCGTCCCGGTCACCGAGGACGACATCGACGAGATCTGGACGATCATCCAGAAGGAGTCGGGCGGTGACCCGCACGCGATCAACGACTGGGACTCGAACGCGGCCAAGGGCACGCCGTCGAAGGGCCTGATGCAGTGCATCGACCCGACGTTCCAGAGGTACAAGCTGCCGGGGCACGGCGACATCTGGAACCCGGTGGACAACATCATCGCGGGCGTCCGCTACACCTTCGACCGCTACGGCGGCTTCGAGAACCACCCGGGCCTGAAGTCGATGGCCCGAGGTGGCGGCTACCGCGGCTACTGA
- a CDS encoding SigE family RNA polymerase sigma factor: MDQREEQEFAEYFAARREAVRRMAYMMCGDWHRADDLAQTAFISLHRHWRKVRDKGALDAYVRRILTRAVIDESRRPWRRERAAEVLPDRPTDNPDVDDSVATKQTLLVALQKVPPKQRAVLVLRFLEGLDVAGVAAVMKCSEGNVKSQCARGLAALREALGDELGDLRSA; encoded by the coding sequence GTGGACCAGCGCGAGGAGCAGGAGTTCGCGGAGTACTTCGCGGCTCGGCGGGAGGCGGTGCGTCGGATGGCGTACATGATGTGCGGTGACTGGCACCGCGCGGACGATCTCGCTCAGACCGCGTTCATCTCCCTGCACCGGCACTGGCGGAAGGTGCGCGACAAGGGCGCGCTGGACGCGTACGTGCGCCGGATCCTGACGCGAGCGGTGATCGACGAGTCCCGCCGTCCGTGGCGGCGGGAGCGGGCTGCGGAGGTGCTGCCGGACCGACCGACGGACAACCCGGACGTGGACGACTCGGTGGCCACCAAGCAGACCTTGCTCGTCGCGCTGCAGAAGGTGCCGCCGAAGCAGCGCGCGGTGCTCGTGCTGCGGTTCCTGGAGGGGCTCGACGTCGCCGGGGTCGCGGCGGTCATGAAGTGCAGCGAAGGCAACGTCAAGAGCCAGTGCGCCCGGGGGCTCGCGGCGTTGCGCGAGGCGCTGGGCGACGAGCTCGGGGACCTGCGGTCAGCGTGA
- a CDS encoding pyridoxal phosphate-dependent aminotransferase, protein MVDPAVLGVAQRADVAPFQVMEVLTAAAERQRVKGDVVSLAAGQPSTPAPRAVRAAAAAALEGDPLGYTEQLGVPALREAIAAHYDRSHGLPVQAEDVVVTTGASGAFLLAFLAAFDAGDRVALARPGYPAYRNILSALGCEVVELPCDASTRFQPTVAMLEQLDEPVRGLVVASPANPTGTVLSRAELAGLAEWCHSHGVQLVSDEIYHGLSYGDPLHSAWEASREAIVVNSFSKYWSMTGWRLGWMLVPPRLRRAVDSLTGNFTLCPPALSQHAAVAAFSPDALDEAAGHVERYRRNRELLLGGLEELGITRVAPADGAFYAWADIGHLTDDTSAFCRRLLDDTGVAVVPGADFDPERGHRFVRMSFAGSTEDVEVALERLGAWLPG, encoded by the coding sequence ATGGTCGATCCCGCGGTTCTGGGCGTCGCGCAGCGCGCTGACGTCGCACCCTTCCAGGTCATGGAGGTCCTGACGGCCGCTGCGGAGCGGCAGCGGGTCAAGGGCGATGTGGTGTCGCTGGCCGCCGGCCAGCCCAGCACTCCCGCGCCGCGCGCGGTCCGCGCAGCCGCCGCCGCGGCCCTCGAGGGCGATCCGCTCGGCTACACCGAGCAGCTCGGCGTGCCCGCGCTGCGGGAAGCCATCGCCGCGCACTACGACCGCTCCCACGGGCTGCCGGTGCAGGCCGAGGACGTGGTGGTGACCACCGGCGCGTCCGGGGCGTTCCTGCTCGCCTTCCTCGCCGCGTTCGACGCCGGGGACCGGGTCGCGCTGGCCCGCCCGGGCTACCCGGCGTACCGCAACATCCTGTCCGCGCTGGGCTGCGAGGTCGTGGAGCTGCCGTGCGACGCCTCGACCCGCTTCCAGCCGACCGTCGCGATGCTGGAGCAGCTCGACGAGCCGGTGCGCGGCCTGGTCGTGGCGAGCCCGGCGAACCCCACCGGCACGGTGCTCTCCCGCGCCGAGCTGGCCGGTCTCGCGGAGTGGTGCCACTCCCACGGAGTCCAGCTGGTCAGCGACGAGATCTACCACGGGCTCAGCTACGGCGACCCGCTGCACTCGGCGTGGGAGGCCTCCCGCGAGGCGATCGTGGTGAACTCCTTCTCCAAGTACTGGTCGATGACCGGCTGGCGGCTGGGCTGGATGCTGGTGCCGCCGCGGCTGCGCCGCGCCGTCGACTCCCTGACCGGCAACTTCACGCTCTGCCCGCCCGCGCTCTCCCAGCACGCCGCGGTCGCGGCCTTCTCCCCGGACGCCCTCGACGAGGCCGCCGGGCACGTCGAGCGCTACCGGCGGAACCGCGAGCTGCTGCTGGGCGGTCTCGAGGAGCTCGGCATCACGCGGGTGGCCCCGGCCGACGGGGCGTTCTACGCCTGGGCGGACATCGGCCACCTCACCGACGACACCTCGGCGTTCTGCCGCCGCCTGCTGGACGACACCGGGGTGGCGGTGGTGCCGGGCGCGGACTTCGACCCGGAGCGGGGCCACCGCTTCGTGCGCATGTCCTTCGCGGGCAGCACCGAGGACGTCGAGGTCGCCCTGGAGCGCCTCGGGGCATGGCTGCCCGGCTGA
- a CDS encoding TenA family protein — protein sequence MSETFTSWLRERSEPDWTAVVMHPFTQALFDGLVPVDELRSYVVQQHQVTDGVLALLGAGVATADRSASRQVLARRAAVVADEESAYFRRAFDSLGVGAADRVRPVLDEATADFRELLRDTTERGGYAEVLAVLTAAEWSALEWAVRAPSALPENFVHREWITLHADPDVRAWVRWLCDELDRVSAELDERDRARCLRLFQQATRCERDLLDAHSA from the coding sequence GTGAGCGAGACGTTCACCAGCTGGCTCCGCGAGCGCAGCGAACCCGACTGGACGGCGGTCGTCATGCACCCGTTCACCCAGGCCCTGTTCGACGGGCTGGTGCCGGTGGACGAGCTGCGCTCCTACGTGGTGCAGCAGCACCAGGTCACCGACGGAGTGCTGGCGCTGCTCGGGGCCGGGGTGGCCACCGCCGACCGCTCCGCCTCGCGGCAGGTGCTCGCGCGCCGGGCCGCGGTGGTCGCCGACGAGGAGAGCGCCTACTTCCGGCGCGCGTTCGACTCGCTCGGGGTCGGCGCGGCGGACCGGGTGCGCCCGGTGCTGGACGAGGCGACCGCCGACTTCCGGGAGCTGCTGCGGGACACCACCGAGCGCGGCGGCTACGCCGAGGTCCTGGCCGTGCTGACCGCCGCGGAGTGGTCCGCCCTGGAGTGGGCGGTGCGCGCGCCGAGCGCCCTGCCGGAGAACTTCGTGCACCGGGAGTGGATCACGCTGCACGCCGACCCGGACGTCCGCGCGTGGGTGCGCTGGCTGTGCGACGAGCTGGACCGGGTGAGCGCGGAGCTCGACGAGCGCGACCGGGCCCGCTGCCTGCGCCTGTTCCAGCAGGCCACCCGCTGCGAACGGGACCTGCTCGACGCCCACTCGGCCTGA
- the purD gene encoding phosphoribosylamine--glycine ligase encodes MRILVIGGGGREHAIALALSRDPSVTALACAPGNAGTAALAENYGVDVAKPDEIVELATKWRADLVVFGPETPLVAGAADAVRAAGIACFGPSAAAARIEGSKAFAKDVMLAAGVPTAHSEVVDNPAKLDTALTHFGPTWVVKDDGLAAGKGVLVTSDFDAARAHALKLLDGGHPVLLESFLDGPEASLFCLVDGTTVVPLLPAQDFKRVGDGDAGPNTGGMGAYAPLPWAPEGLVDDVVRTIVQPTVDELARRGTPFSGLLYAGLALTSRGPQVIEFNCRFGDPETQAVLALLQTPLASLLSAVAHGELAEHPPLEWESGAAVTVVIAAEGYPGRPRVNDVIQGSDGQGVLHSGTRRREDGAVLSAGGRVLSVVATGEDLAAAREAAYRRVDGVHLPGAHYRTDIALRAVRGEITVPTA; translated from the coding sequence GTGCGAATCCTCGTGATCGGTGGCGGTGGCCGTGAGCACGCGATCGCCCTGGCGCTGTCCCGCGATCCCTCCGTCACGGCGCTGGCCTGCGCGCCCGGCAACGCGGGCACCGCTGCGCTGGCCGAGAACTACGGCGTCGACGTCGCCAAGCCCGACGAGATCGTCGAGCTCGCCACGAAGTGGCGGGCCGACCTGGTCGTGTTCGGGCCGGAGACGCCGCTGGTCGCCGGCGCGGCCGACGCGGTCCGCGCGGCCGGCATCGCCTGCTTCGGCCCGTCCGCGGCGGCCGCCCGCATCGAGGGCTCGAAGGCCTTCGCCAAGGACGTGATGCTCGCCGCCGGTGTGCCCACCGCGCACAGCGAGGTGGTGGACAACCCCGCCAAGCTGGACACCGCGCTGACCCACTTCGGGCCCACCTGGGTGGTCAAGGACGACGGCCTGGCCGCGGGCAAGGGCGTGCTGGTGACCAGCGACTTCGACGCGGCGCGGGCGCACGCGCTGAAGCTGCTCGACGGCGGCCACCCGGTGCTGCTGGAGTCGTTCCTGGACGGCCCGGAGGCCTCGTTGTTCTGCCTGGTCGACGGCACCACCGTGGTGCCGCTGCTGCCCGCGCAGGACTTCAAGCGGGTCGGCGACGGCGACGCGGGCCCCAACACCGGCGGCATGGGCGCGTACGCGCCGCTGCCGTGGGCGCCGGAAGGCCTGGTCGACGACGTGGTGCGCACCATCGTGCAGCCGACCGTCGACGAGCTCGCCCGTCGCGGCACCCCGTTCTCCGGCCTGCTCTACGCCGGTCTGGCGCTGACCTCCCGCGGCCCGCAGGTGATCGAGTTCAACTGCCGCTTCGGCGACCCGGAGACCCAGGCGGTGCTCGCCCTGCTGCAGACGCCGCTGGCCTCGCTGTTGTCCGCGGTGGCCCACGGCGAGCTCGCCGAGCACCCGCCGCTGGAGTGGGAGTCCGGTGCCGCGGTGACCGTGGTCATCGCCGCCGAGGGCTACCCGGGGCGGCCGCGCGTGAACGACGTGATCCAGGGCAGCGACGGGCAGGGCGTGCTGCACTCCGGCACCCGGCGCCGCGAGGACGGCGCGGTGCTCTCCGCGGGTGGCCGCGTGCTGTCCGTGGTGGCCACCGGCGAGGACCTGGCGGCGGCGCGGGAGGCGGCGTACCGGCGGGTCGACGGCGTGCACCTGCCGGGGGCGCACTACCGCACCGACATCGCGCTGCGCGCGGTCCGCGGTGAGATCACCGTGCCGACCGCCTGA
- the purB gene encoding adenylosuccinate lyase, translating to MTVKPSIPNVLAARYASPELVELWSPQHKIVLERKLWLAVLRAQADLGIEVPESALADYERVLEQVDLDSIAARERVTRHDVKARIEEFNALAGHEQIHKGMTSRDLTENVEQLQVRRSLELVRDRTVAVLARLGQLAAEHAELVMAGRSHNVAAQATTLGKRFATAADELLVGYRRLEELLARYPLRGIKGPVGTAQDMLDLLGGDAEKLSELERRVAEHLGFGQTLTSVGQVYPRSLDFEVLTALAQLAAVPSNVATTIRLMAGHELVTEGFKPGQVGSSAMPHKMNTRSCERVNGLAVVLRGYVSMTGELAGDQWNEGDVSCSVVRRVALPDAFFAFDGLLETFLTVLDEFGAFPAVVARELDRYLPFLATTKVLMAAVRAGVGRETAHEAIKENAVAVALAMREQGVERNDLLDRLAADDRLPLTREQLGELLSDRLAFTGAAASQVGEVVRQIEEITAKHPEAAAYRPADIL from the coding sequence GTGACGGTCAAGCCCAGCATCCCGAACGTCCTCGCCGCCCGCTACGCCTCGCCCGAGCTGGTCGAGCTGTGGTCGCCGCAGCACAAGATCGTGCTCGAGCGCAAGCTGTGGCTGGCGGTGCTGCGCGCCCAGGCCGACCTCGGCATCGAGGTCCCGGAGTCGGCGCTGGCCGACTACGAGCGGGTGCTGGAGCAGGTGGACCTGGACTCCATCGCCGCCCGCGAGCGGGTCACCCGCCACGACGTCAAGGCCCGCATCGAGGAGTTCAACGCCCTCGCCGGTCACGAGCAGATCCACAAGGGCATGACCTCGCGGGACCTCACCGAGAACGTCGAGCAGCTGCAGGTCCGCCGCAGCCTGGAGCTGGTGCGCGACCGCACGGTGGCCGTCCTGGCGCGGCTGGGGCAGCTCGCCGCCGAGCACGCCGAGCTGGTCATGGCCGGGCGCTCGCACAACGTCGCCGCCCAGGCCACCACCCTCGGCAAGCGCTTCGCGACCGCCGCGGACGAGCTGCTGGTCGGCTACCGCCGGCTGGAGGAGCTGCTCGCCCGCTACCCGCTGCGCGGCATCAAGGGGCCGGTCGGCACCGCGCAGGACATGCTGGACCTGCTCGGCGGCGACGCCGAGAAGCTCTCCGAGCTGGAGCGCCGGGTGGCCGAGCACCTCGGCTTCGGCCAGACCCTGACCAGCGTCGGCCAGGTCTACCCGCGGTCGCTGGACTTCGAGGTGCTGACCGCGCTCGCCCAGCTGGCGGCCGTGCCGTCCAACGTGGCGACCACGATCCGGCTGATGGCCGGGCACGAGCTGGTCACCGAGGGCTTCAAGCCCGGCCAGGTCGGCTCCAGCGCGATGCCGCACAAGATGAACACCCGGTCCTGCGAGCGGGTCAACGGCCTCGCGGTGGTCCTGCGCGGCTACGTCTCGATGACCGGCGAGCTGGCCGGTGACCAGTGGAACGAGGGCGACGTGTCCTGCTCGGTGGTGCGCCGGGTGGCGCTGCCGGACGCGTTCTTCGCCTTCGACGGTCTGCTGGAGACGTTCCTGACGGTGCTGGACGAGTTCGGCGCCTTCCCGGCGGTGGTGGCCCGCGAGCTGGACCGCTACCTGCCGTTCCTGGCGACCACGAAGGTGCTCATGGCGGCGGTGCGGGCCGGTGTCGGCCGGGAGACCGCGCACGAGGCGATCAAGGAGAACGCGGTCGCCGTGGCGCTGGCCATGCGCGAGCAGGGCGTGGAGCGCAACGACCTGCTCGACCGGCTGGCCGCCGACGACCGCCTGCCGCTGACCCGCGAGCAGCTCGGCGAGCTGCTGTCGGACCGCCTCGCCTTCACCGGCGCGGCGGCGTCCCAGGTCGGCGAGGTGGTGCGGCAGATCGAGGAGATCACCGCGAAGCACCCGGAGGCCGCCGCCTACCGCCCCGCCGACATCCTCTGA
- a CDS encoding RNA polymerase sigma factor: MRAEQERAFREFVSERALWLRRSAYLFRGDWHLAEDLVQTTLLELYRSWRRVDMSTVDAYARVALLRVWLDERERPWRRAEWHDADPPETGDRDADPAELGERAWDRDVVRRALAEVPPRQRAVLVLCPHRSWRRTASGCCATSSRWSRTTCRAPATSVPRARSRRFRGTGPNHPRPWTCCPARPRRRRWAPGAGAAARGGARARGRDPPARAALRGRPAGRRRALRPAGPPGRVRRRGPHHPAPGLGRPTAKPRTTGSTARS; this comes from the coding sequence ATGCGGGCCGAACAGGAACGGGCGTTCCGCGAGTTCGTCAGCGAGCGGGCCTTGTGGCTGCGCCGCTCGGCGTACCTGTTCCGCGGGGACTGGCACCTGGCCGAGGACCTCGTGCAGACGACGCTGCTCGAGCTCTACCGTTCCTGGCGCCGGGTCGACATGTCCACAGTGGACGCGTATGCGCGGGTCGCCCTGCTGCGGGTGTGGCTGGACGAGCGCGAGCGGCCGTGGCGCCGCGCCGAGTGGCACGACGCCGACCCGCCGGAGACCGGCGACCGCGACGCGGACCCGGCCGAGCTCGGCGAGCGGGCCTGGGACCGCGACGTGGTGCGGCGCGCGCTGGCCGAGGTCCCGCCGCGGCAGCGCGCGGTGCTCGTCCTGTGTCCGCACCGGAGCTGGCGGCGCACGGCGAGCGGGTGCTGCGCCACCTCGTCGAGGTGGTCGCGCACGACGTGCCGGGCACCAGCGACGTCGGTGCCCCGAGCCCGTTCGAGGCGGTTCCGGGGCACCGGGCCGAACCACCCGCGTCCGTGGACGTGTTGTCCCGCTCGACCGCGTCGCCGCCGGTGGGCGCCCGGTGCCGGTGCTGCTGCACGTGGCGGTGCACGGGCCCGGGGTCGTGACCCGCCGGCCCGAGCGGCCCTGCGCGGCCGACCCGCCGGTCGTCGTCGAGCACTGCGACCGGCAGGTCCGCCCGGACGGGTCCGTCGTCGTGGACCGCACCACCCGGCACCCGGTCTGGGGCGCCCGACCGCGAAGCCACGCACGACCGGGTCGACGGCTCGGTCGTGA
- a CDS encoding DMT family transporter, with translation MAWIILMVSGVFEAGWAISLKLSHGFSRLVPTLSFLVLAALSFAGLAYAMRELPAGPAYAVWTGIGAALTAIVGMVWLGDGFSVLKAVSIVLVVAGVIGLNLAGSGH, from the coding sequence ATGGCCTGGATCATCCTGATGGTGTCGGGGGTCTTCGAGGCGGGGTGGGCGATCTCGCTCAAGCTCTCGCACGGCTTCAGCCGCCTGGTCCCGACCCTCTCGTTCCTCGTGCTGGCCGCGCTGAGCTTCGCGGGCCTGGCCTACGCGATGCGCGAGCTGCCCGCGGGCCCGGCGTACGCGGTGTGGACCGGGATCGGCGCCGCGCTGACCGCGATCGTCGGCATGGTCTGGCTCGGCGACGGGTTCTCGGTGCTCAAGGCGGTGTCGATCGTGCTTGTCGTGGCCGGCGTCATCGGCCTCAACCTCGCCGGCTCCGGCCACTGA
- a CDS encoding GntG family PLP-dependent aldolase, whose protein sequence is MTNLAPIDLRSDTVTRPDERMSAAMAAAEVGDDVLDHDPTMRRLEERVATLLGTEAALWVPSGSMGNLISLVLHLQRGDRFLAPHGSHVLNYEFGSAAWLAGGMPHPLEWNAGPGRPTPETVRSLGESGYDTLRTTLLCLENTHNSAGGAVTPPHEHAQLAAAARDSGLRVHLDGARIWNASVALGLPPAALAVGVDSVQVCLSKGLGAPVGSVVAGGEDFIAEARRVRRMLGGGVRQGGVLAAAGLVALDRIDSLATDHDNARLLAEGLAEHGWSVTTPQTNIVLASVPDVALALERLSAVGVRAVSMSGQIRFVTHRDVSRADIKEALRRIDDARI, encoded by the coding sequence GTGACCAACCTGGCTCCCATCGACCTCCGCTCCGACACGGTCACGCGTCCCGACGAGAGGATGTCCGCGGCCATGGCTGCCGCGGAGGTCGGCGACGACGTGCTCGACCACGACCCGACCATGCGCCGCCTGGAGGAACGCGTCGCCACGCTGCTCGGCACCGAGGCGGCCCTCTGGGTGCCCAGCGGATCGATGGGCAACCTGATCTCGCTGGTGCTGCACCTGCAGCGCGGCGACCGGTTCCTCGCACCGCACGGCTCCCACGTGCTCAACTACGAGTTCGGTTCAGCGGCGTGGCTGGCGGGCGGCATGCCGCACCCGCTGGAGTGGAACGCCGGGCCGGGGCGCCCGACCCCGGAGACCGTGCGCAGCCTCGGCGAGTCCGGCTACGACACCCTCCGCACGACGCTGCTCTGCCTGGAGAACACGCACAACAGCGCCGGTGGCGCGGTGACGCCGCCGCACGAGCACGCCCAGCTGGCGGCCGCGGCCCGGGACAGCGGGCTGCGCGTCCACCTCGACGGGGCGCGGATCTGGAACGCCTCGGTCGCCCTCGGGCTGCCGCCCGCCGCGCTGGCCGTGGGCGTGGACAGCGTGCAGGTGTGCCTGAGCAAGGGCCTCGGCGCCCCGGTGGGCTCCGTCGTCGCAGGTGGGGAGGACTTCATCGCCGAGGCCCGGCGGGTGCGGCGGATGCTCGGCGGCGGGGTGCGCCAGGGCGGCGTGCTGGCCGCGGCCGGGCTGGTGGCGCTGGACCGCATCGACTCCCTGGCCACCGACCACGACAACGCCCGGTTGCTCGCCGAGGGCCTGGCCGAGCACGGCTGGTCGGTCACCACGCCGCAGACCAACATCGTGCTCGCCTCGGTGCCGGACGTGGCGCTGGCGCTGGAGCGGCTGTCCGCGGTCGGCGTGCGCGCGGTGTCGATGAGCGGCCAGATCCGGTTCGTCACGCACCGCGACGTGAGCAGGGCCGACATCAAGGAGGCGCTGCGGCGGATCGACGATGCCCGGATCTGA
- a CDS encoding HAD-IA family hydrolase, which yields MAAMLGVDAAAFAAACSAERTAYDRGWSDLAYWQAVRARLDRQVDAALAERLTRTDVLAGWTDPGSLRLLEELHRQGVALALRSTAPSAFGRAVEREDWTRLFRHLVFSGDLELAKPGPAVHRALLEVLGAAPGDCLFFDDRPENVDGARRVGLAAELWPGPEAALELLRSRAVLT from the coding sequence ATGGCGGCGATGCTCGGCGTCGACGCCGCGGCCTTCGCGGCGGCGTGCTCCGCGGAGCGGACGGCCTACGACCGGGGCTGGAGCGACCTGGCGTACTGGCAGGCGGTGCGCGCGCGGCTGGACCGGCAGGTGGACGCCGCGCTGGCCGAGCGGCTGACCCGCACCGACGTGCTCGCTGGCTGGACCGACCCCGGGTCGCTGCGGCTGCTCGAGGAGCTGCACCGGCAGGGCGTCGCGCTGGCGCTGCGGTCCACCGCGCCGTCGGCGTTCGGGCGCGCGGTCGAGCGGGAGGACTGGACGCGGCTGTTCCGGCACCTGGTGTTCTCGGGCGACTTGGAGCTGGCGAAGCCCGGGCCGGCGGTCCACCGCGCGCTGCTGGAGGTCCTCGGCGCCGCACCCGGCGACTGCCTGTTCTTCGACGACCGCCCGGAGAACGTCGACGGGGCCCGGCGGGTCGGCCTGGCCGCCGAGCTCTGGCCCGGTCCGGAGGCGGCCCTGGAGCTGCTGCGCTCCCGCGCGGTCCTGACCTGA